The Xenorhabdus poinarii G6 nucleotide sequence TTATCCCAGTTGTCGCAAGCTTCTGCTTCGTGACGCTGCTGACCTGGTTCCCGACCTGGCTTATTGCCATGAAAAGCCTCTCGCCGCTCGAATCCGGGCTGGTGATGCTGGCGCTGACCTTGCCGGTACTGGTACTGCCGATTGTCGCGGGCAAGCTGGTGACGCGCGGTGTATCTGCCAATTTACTGCTGGTGATTAGCCTGGTGTTGTTCGTCGGTGGCCTGCTGTTGCTGTGGATCTTCAACCAAGGCAGCATGTCGATGTGGCAAATTCTGCTGAGCCTGTTTTTGGTGGGCGGGGGGATGGGGCTGTCGGCAGGTCTGGTTGATGGTATAGCGCTGAGTGTGGTGTCTGTTCATGAAGTGGGACGTGCTGCCGGTATACTCAATACCTTCCGTCTGGGGAGTGAGGCTATCGCGGTTGCCATCTATGGTTCCTTGATGTCGACCGGTATTTTTCACTCATTGGTCTCCAGGCCTGTACCTGAGGGGATTACATCTAAACAGTATCTGGCGGATGTTGTTTCGGGGAATGCGTTTTCCTCAGCAAGCGCAGAGCAGACTGACTGGCTTGAAAGTGTGTATACCCAGGCGTTCAGTAATACTCTGCTGGTAATGCTGATTATTTCATTAGTGATATCGCTTTCTGCTGTGCTGATGATTCGTTCTAAAAAGGGGCATGGATAAATAGAACAACACTTACCCTGGCAGCCTGAAGATTCTGGCTGTCAGGGAGCAGAAAAATTACGGATACAAAATACTCTGTGCATCGTGAAGTGCTTCGCGGGCGTTGTCCTGTTTTCCCGGTATTCACCATTACTCTTGTGATTCCGAGCTGGAACCCTGATTCAGTGTGCCACTACATCTGACGGAAACGTAGCAGGTGTGATGAAGTTGTTTAAGCGCTGTGACTGGCAGGCAGAGCCTGAGGATGATACCTCCCTGCCCCACCAGTTTACGCTGATGGCCAGGCAGGAAGTGTAAGGGAAGGATAATTAATGACGGATCTGCGGTTGGTCGCCTTCGGACAGACTTTCTATATAAACGTAAGGTCGCTCTCGGTGCCGCCTGACGTTGATAAAGGCGGTTGCATATCCCAACGCAAGACAGCAACACCGCCAGTGCCACCCGCCCCTCAGAACCGGAAAAAAAGGACGTCGATAGCGTATCGGAAAAGTTGATCACGGCAATGTCTTGCGAGCGCACATTGGCTGTACAGGCCGCATTGGCAGAACAGCCTACGGTCGCTGTCGCCCTGTTAACGTGGTCATGCTGCCTGAAAATTTTTGGTAACGGTTGGTCAAAAAGTGCCGATTGCTTCAAGGCCAGTCTGACCACACAGCAGGGCGCCTTGATCGGCAATGCCCCGTCTGGCAAACAGGGAAAAGCCTACCTGTTTCTGATGCAGGAAAAAGCCCGGATAGCAGCCAAATTGCCGGAAAACTGGTCGGCAGATTACGACTTGTTGCTGGCGTGGTCTGTCGAACAGGTCAATGCCCTGTTGGGTTTCTGTACGGTTTTCGGCATTGACGGTGTTCAGGAACGCCAGTATGGCAAAACGAGTAACAGCAAGCTCGACAGGCTGGAAAGTGTATTGAACTTTGATCTGCGTGACTGGTGGCAACCCACGGCAGAGGGGTATTTCAGCCGGATCAAGAAGGAACAGATTGCCGATGCACTGACAGAGGCCGGATTTACGCCACAGGCGCAATCTGCACTCAAGATGAAAAAAGGGGATGCAGCGGCGATGGCGGAGGCAGAAATTGGCAAAACTCGTTGGGTGCCAGCATGGATGAAAGCAGAGGGTGACACCGTCGCCACATCGGCGGCTGAAAGTGATGATCCCGCTGACGATAAAGTCGCTGCGTGACGGACAGGAGACTGCCGCCGCAAGGCGGCAGAAATGACGCTCGCGTTTGTCACGCTGGGCGAACTGGCAACCTAGTACAGACGACAGGAACGGCGGGGCATTGTTGATGATGACCTGATAGATCAGATCCAGGCATGGCGTCGGCGTTTTTGCTGGCGCAATACGGTACTTTTTTCAAATATTCCGTTTTGGATGATAAAAGATAGTCCCAATATGGGATAAATAACTTGATTTAGTCCCATTATGGGACTAGTATGATTGTATGAAAATCATATCGGTCAAGATATTGCGGGATTTTTGGGCGGAGTATCCCGATGCGGAACAGCCCCTGAAAGCGTGGGTAGATGAAGCCTCACGCGCAAACTGGAATACTCCGGCAGAGATCAAAGAGCAATACCGCAGCGCCAGCATCCTGAAAAATCGGCGCGTGGTATTTAACATTAAAGGAAATGCATATCGGTTGATCGTCGCGATTGCATACCAACGGGGATGGATGTTCGTGAAATTCATCGGCACACACCGCCAGTATGATGTCATTGATGCCGATACGGTAGAACTGGAATAACATAATGAAAATCAGACCAATTCGTAATGATGATGATTATAAGGCCGCGCTGAAGGCCGTCGAACCCTTCTTTGACAAAGAACCAGAAATCGATACCCCCGAAGGCGATTTTTTTGAAGTAGTTTGCCTGCTCATTGAAGAGTACGAGAAAAAACATTACCCCATTGAACCGCCCGATCCCATTGAGGCTATCAAATTTCGGATGGAACAACAGGAATTGACAATCAAGGATCTGGAGTCGGCTATCGGCAGGTCAAACAGGGTATATGAGATTTTGAATGGCACTCGAAAATTGACACTGCCCATGATCCGTAATCTTCACCGCCAGTTCAATATTCCGCTGGAAAGTCTCGTTGGCCGTTGAGTCCCTTTGCTGATGACGTGAATACATGACCGCACCGGATTGCGGCTGACAGTGCCAAAACGCGGCACCGTAGAAAATACCGGGACAGAACGCTGCTGTGGCTTCGCCACGGCCGCTCTCTGTCCTTTTCTTCTTTTGACACCCATGTGTTGTTCTCTGGTGCATAGACGCCATGCCACGGTGACTATTTCCCTTCTTCTTTCCATGACCTTGACCTCTCCTCCATATATCAGGCCAATACCACAACAGCATGGCCCCCTCCGGCTTCCCGGCTTTGCCCTGTCTCTTCTACACAAATCCCTCAATAACAACGAGGGATTTTTATTGAACTTTTTTAGTTAACATTGATCTGATCCTAACAGTCTGTTTTAGGATAATTTTATGTTTTCTATTGATACCTCTGTCTGGGCGCAAGCAACATTCCAACAAGCTAAATTAGGCGATGCACGTCGAACGAAAAGACTTATTCTGCTTGCTAGCCAACTGGCGGCTAATACGGGAAAATCCATTGTGCAATCTCATTCTTCAAGCGCTGATATTGAAGCAGCTTATCGTTTTGTTCGTAACGATGATATTGACGCCCAAGCCATTGCTGAAGCCGGTTTTGCGGCAACGGTTGATGCCTGTATGGCTCACAACGGTTTATTCGCGTTGGAAGACAGCACTTCTTTGGAGTTTAAGCATCCAACAGCAGCCTGTGAGCTAGGTCATACAACATCTCACAAAAATTCATCCGGTTTGCAAGTTCATTCTGTTTTACTCTTTTCACCAGAGGAGCAGCAGGTTATTGGCTTAATTGAACAACATCGTTGGACTCGGGATAGTGCTTCTTATGGGCAACGTAAAGACCGAAACCGGCGCGCTTATGAAGATAAAGAGAGTTATCAATGGCAACGCGCCTCGCAAGCTATGTCATTGAGACTCGGCGAACAAATGAACAACGTCATCTCTGTTTGTGACAGAAAAGCGGATATCATTGAATATCTTCGATATAAAACACAACAACAGCGGTTTGTTGTTCGCTCCATGCA carries:
- a CDS encoding type II toxin-antitoxin system HigB family toxin, with amino-acid sequence MKIISVKILRDFWAEYPDAEQPLKAWVDEASRANWNTPAEIKEQYRSASILKNRRVVFNIKGNAYRLIVAIAYQRGWMFVKFIGTHRQYDVIDADTVELE
- a CDS encoding helix-turn-helix domain-containing protein yields the protein MKIRPIRNDDDYKAALKAVEPFFDKEPEIDTPEGDFFEVVCLLIEEYEKKHYPIEPPDPIEAIKFRMEQQELTIKDLESAIGRSNRVYEILNGTRKLTLPMIRNLHRQFNIPLESLVGR